In Oncorhynchus kisutch isolate 150728-3 linkage group LG5, Okis_V2, whole genome shotgun sequence, a genomic segment contains:
- the apcdd1l gene encoding protein APCDD1-like, with protein MSGGRFSHLLRVLWQAVLVSGSKLWEVPTAPLGFSSNHTTSLEWEPQCQYRHLQDGVRITADIPPKLEGNWVSTRCEVRPGPEFLTRSYTFYPSHLFKALQHYYTDSGCEEPTYSLVVRGKLRLRQASWITRGATETEHHLHKVGIVIHSQGAMHRPATRLPSVCVGLTLGGMVPGHLYELYNAQAGRACLGALGFSMMELGLVRVETQHKPHGGLVQELFFGDVHTDWTKRTYYRPTGYQQPLQNAMHHIHPCPACALVFRASEQRPPVLPHVPALARPSLHGRWVSQRCEARPAVLFLTRDFTFRPDEHSWEGFYHHYSDPSCSQPTFTLQASGHYAQGDPSAKVAGGTEFVFKVTRVSVTILEGATAKVLNETRPGSCGKVGGWEVGVEQDVTATDGCTVLGIKLPHKEYELFKTEMDYRRRPLLFIGERPTDGSSPDRPQKRPTSYQAPMVHCAEEDTPTSYHHTNQLKLAASGAKNLPWQPSFVLVLVSLLLLWYDGGTVHSV; from the exons CTGTGCTTGTGTCAGGGAGCAAGCTATGGGAGGTACCCACAGCCCCCTTAGGATTTTCCTCCAACCATACAACCAGCCTGGAATGGGAGCCACAGTGTCAGTATCGCCACTTGCAGGATGGCGTCAGAATCACAGCCGACATTCCGCCAAAACTGGAGGGCAACTGGGTGTCAACCAG ATGTGAAGTTCGGCCTGGTCCTGAGTTTCTGACCCGGTCCTACACCTTCTACCCGAGCCACCTGTTCAAGGCACTGCAGCACTATTACACTGACAGTGGGTGCGAGGAGCCCACCTACTCTCTGGTGGTACGGGGCAAGCTCCGTCTACGCCAGGCGTCCTGGATTACCCGGGGTGCCACCGAGACAGAGCACCACCTTCACAAAGTGGGCATCGTCATCCACAGCCAAGGCGCCATGCACAGGCCGGCCACCCGtctaccctctgtgtgtgtgggcctcACCCTGGGCGGCATGGTGCCCGGGCACCTGTATGAGCTGTATAACGCCCAGGCAGGGAGGGCCTGTCTGGGTGCCCTGGGGTTCTCGATGATGGAACTGGGCTTGGTGAGAGTGGAGACCCAGCATAAGCCCCATGGAGGTCTGGTTCAGGAGCTATTCTTTGGGGACGTGCACACGGACTGGACAAAGAGGACGTACTATCGACCAACGGGTTACCAGCAACCATTGCAGAACGCTATG CACCACATCCACCCCTGCCCGGCGTGCGCCCTGGTCTTCCGGGCCTCAGAACAACGCCCCCCGGTGTTGCCCCATGTCCCTGCGTTGGCCCGTCCATCTCTGCATGGCCGCTGGGTGAGCCAACGCTGTGAAGCCCGGCCTGCCGTCCTCTTCCTCACCCGAGACTTCACCTTCCGCCCAGATGAGCACTCCTGGGAAGGCTTCTACCACCACTACTCGGACCCCTCCTGCAGCCAGCCGACCTTCACCCTGCAGGCCTCGGGCCACTATGCTCAGGGAGACCCCTCGGCCAAAGTGGCGGGAGGCACCGAGTTTGTCTTCAAGGTGACCCGGGTCAGTGTCACCATCCTTGAGGGGGCCACGGCCAAGGTGCTCAACGAGACCCGGCCAGGAAGCTGCGGGAAGGTGGGGGGctgggaggtgggggtggagcaAGACGTGACCGCCACGGATGGGTGTACCGTCTTGGGAATCAAGCTGCCACACAAGGAGTACGAGCTGTTCAAGACGGAGATGGACTATCGACGGCGCCCTCTGCTGTTCATAGGGGAGAGGCCGACGGATGGCTCCAGCCCCGACCGTCCCCAGAAGAGGCCCACGTCTTACCAGGCCCCCATGGTGCATTGTGCCGAGGAGGACACCCCCACGTCGTATCACCACACCAACCAGCTCAAGCTAGCAGCTAGTGGAGCCAAGAACCTACCATGGCAACCAAGCTTTGTCCTAGTGCTGGTCTCTTTACTGTTGCTTTGGTACGATGGAGGAACTGTTCACAGTGTATGA